From the genome of Saccharicrinis carchari, one region includes:
- a CDS encoding DsbA family protein encodes MMLKRNYIYTVCFCLAMLVFGGCKNAQEQGVRRIEAILQQNAEDIVFGNETAKHTIFLYASYNCQYCRYLFSRTFPGLKENYLDKGLVKVVLKFVDFGEDPQTQYALKAASCIYRHGNYHKFHELLLADPAIVASEKFRALVDDIMAENTDIAQCVLSKPDSDFLKNNLKEFREHQFTGTPTMVINKHVYTGFVSFEKIDAIIKKEFEM; translated from the coding sequence ATGATGTTAAAAAGAAACTATATTTATACTGTTTGTTTTTGCCTTGCTATGCTTGTGTTTGGCGGATGCAAAAACGCACAGGAGCAAGGTGTACGAAGAATAGAGGCCATACTGCAACAAAATGCAGAAGATATCGTGTTCGGAAACGAAACGGCAAAGCATACCATTTTTCTGTATGCCAGTTACAATTGCCAGTATTGCAGGTATTTGTTTTCCAGAACTTTTCCCGGGTTAAAAGAAAATTATCTGGACAAAGGATTGGTAAAAGTAGTGCTGAAGTTCGTTGATTTTGGCGAAGATCCGCAAACGCAATATGCCTTAAAAGCAGCCAGTTGTATTTATCGCCATGGCAATTATCATAAGTTCCATGAGTTATTGCTGGCAGATCCAGCCATAGTGGCAAGCGAAAAGTTTAGGGCCTTGGTTGATGATATTATGGCCGAAAATACCGATATTGCACAGTGTGTTTTAAGCAAGCCCGATAGTGATTTTCTAAAAAATAATCTTAAAGAATTCAGAGAACATCAATTTACGGGAACGCCCACCATGGTGATTAACAAACATGTTTACACTGGATTTGTATCCTTTGAAAAAATAGATGCAATAATTAAAAAGGAGTTTGAAATGTAA
- a CDS encoding PDDEXK family nuclease gives MDNKTSTKNILIKKASGDEELFMPKKLRHSLLNAGAQSDTVAKIVADIQDWIFPGATTKEIYRRAFSILHREATRPATRYKLKQALFALGPTGYPFEILIGQLFKQKGFDTEVGVVVDGHCLTHEMDVIATNNSIQHLMECKYHKDQGKHVSIQVPLYVRSRVDDIIRKREGMEEYRGYSFTGWVVTNTSFSSDSLQYGNCNGLNLLAWDYPIGKGLKNIIEDLKIYPITILNNLNSKAKQHLLNQGVVTCSQLLENMVLLQTFGLSKTKYDALRNEINQLCF, from the coding sequence ATGGACAATAAAACATCAACAAAAAACATCCTTATCAAAAAGGCATCGGGCGATGAGGAGCTGTTTATGCCTAAAAAATTACGGCACTCCTTATTAAATGCAGGTGCACAAAGCGATACGGTTGCAAAAATAGTTGCCGACATACAGGATTGGATATTTCCCGGTGCCACGACCAAAGAAATATACAGACGTGCCTTTTCAATTTTACATCGCGAAGCAACCAGGCCGGCAACACGTTACAAGTTAAAACAGGCCCTATTTGCATTAGGGCCAACAGGTTATCCGTTTGAGATCTTGATAGGGCAGTTATTTAAACAAAAAGGCTTCGACACCGAGGTTGGGGTTGTTGTAGATGGGCATTGCCTAACACACGAAATGGATGTGATTGCCACAAACAACAGCATTCAACATTTAATGGAATGCAAATACCATAAGGATCAAGGGAAGCATGTAAGCATTCAGGTACCCTTGTATGTGCGCTCGCGGGTGGACGACATCATACGCAAACGAGAAGGTATGGAGGAATATCGTGGATATTCCTTTACGGGCTGGGTAGTCACAAATACCAGCTTTTCGTCAGATTCTTTGCAATACGGAAACTGCAATGGATTAAACCTACTGGCATGGGATTACCCGATTGGAAAGGGCTTAAAAAATATTATCGAAGATTTAAAAATATATCCCATTACGATATTAAACAATCTTAATTCCAAAGCAAAACAACATTTGCTAAATCAAGGGGTAGTAACTTGCTCACAGTTATTGGAAAATATGGTTTTGCTCCAGACATTTGGTTTAAGCAAAACTAAATACGATGCTTTGCGAAATGAAATAAACCAGCTTTGTTTCTAA
- a CDS encoding aminoacyl-histidine dipeptidase, which translates to MMNNEIAKLEPTLLWENFYALTQIPRPSKKEKKAADHVVAFGKKLGLETIVDRIGNVIIKKPATKGMEDRKTIVLQGHVDMVPQKNSDKIHDFEKDPIQTYIENGWVKANGTTLGADNGIGVAAAMAVLQDTNLQHGPIEALFTIDEETGMTGAFGLEAGLLDADILLNLDSEDEGELYVGCAGGSNANITFKYDEVKADAGSVAFKLSLTGLKGGHSGMDIVLGRGNANKLIFRLLKEVISTYGVRLSTINGGSLRNAIPREAFAIVTVPTNNVIAFTEAVEEFASIYQNELAATEPHLKLQAEKCDMPATVMDELSQDDLVNAIQACPNGVIRMSDTMAGLVETSLNLAIVKSEGGETKAMCLIRSSVDTAKEDVESTLDSIFRLAGANIHFNGQYPGWKPNPDSEILTVMKDVYHKKFGKVPKVKGIHAGLECGILGAVYPKWDMISFGPTIRFPHSPDEKVNIESVEKFWHYLTETLKAVPKK; encoded by the coding sequence ATGATGAACAACGAAATAGCAAAATTAGAGCCCACCCTATTATGGGAGAATTTTTATGCTTTAACGCAGATTCCGCGTCCAAGTAAAAAGGAGAAAAAAGCCGCAGACCATGTAGTTGCCTTTGGTAAAAAGCTCGGCTTAGAAACGATTGTTGACCGTATTGGTAACGTTATCATAAAAAAGCCGGCCACCAAGGGAATGGAGGATAGAAAAACAATTGTTTTACAGGGACATGTGGATATGGTTCCACAAAAAAATAGCGATAAGATCCACGATTTTGAAAAAGACCCGATACAAACCTATATTGAAAACGGTTGGGTTAAAGCCAATGGAACAACCCTGGGGGCGGATAACGGCATTGGCGTTGCCGCTGCCATGGCGGTATTGCAGGACACTAATCTGCAACATGGCCCCATAGAAGCTCTTTTTACCATTGATGAGGAAACAGGCATGACGGGTGCCTTTGGATTAGAAGCCGGCCTGCTGGATGCCGATATTCTGCTCAACCTGGACTCTGAAGACGAAGGTGAACTTTACGTTGGTTGCGCCGGAGGCTCTAATGCCAACATTACATTTAAATACGATGAAGTAAAAGCGGATGCCGGCTCTGTTGCTTTTAAGCTATCACTTACCGGATTAAAAGGAGGTCATTCGGGCATGGACATTGTTTTAGGGCGTGGCAATGCCAACAAGCTGATCTTCCGCCTGCTTAAAGAAGTAATATCTACTTACGGCGTTCGCCTATCCACCATCAACGGTGGGAGCTTGCGTAATGCCATTCCGCGCGAAGCATTTGCCATAGTTACTGTCCCCACCAATAATGTAATTGCCTTTACCGAAGCGGTGGAGGAGTTTGCCAGCATTTACCAGAACGAACTGGCAGCCACCGAACCCCATCTTAAGTTACAGGCCGAAAAATGTGATATGCCTGCCACTGTAATGGACGAGCTATCGCAGGATGATTTGGTAAATGCCATACAAGCATGCCCTAATGGTGTTATACGCATGAGCGATACAATGGCCGGCTTGGTAGAAACGTCGTTAAACCTGGCTATTGTAAAATCAGAAGGAGGAGAAACAAAGGCTATGTGCCTGATAAGAAGCTCTGTTGACACTGCCAAAGAAGACGTGGAGTCCACTTTGGATAGTATATTCCGATTGGCCGGTGCCAACATACACTTTAACGGTCAATACCCCGGTTGGAAACCAAACCCCGATTCGGAAATACTAACTGTGATGAAGGATGTTTACCACAAAAAGTTCGGTAAGGTTCCCAAGGTAAAAGGTATTCATGCCGGCCTGGAATGTGGTATCCTTGGAGCTGTTTACCCTAAATGGGATATGATTTCTTTTGGCCCAACCATTCGCTTTCCGCACTCTCCCGATGAGAAGGTTAATATCGAAAGTGTGGAAAAGTTTTGGCATTATCTGACAGAAACACTAAAAGCCGTTCCGAAAAAATAA
- a CDS encoding LPP20 family lipoprotein — protein sequence MRNSLYLFVLLTLLACSSQKKQRELLEQSKPAWLKQRPVNSDYYYGIGIAPKVGAAMLFEDKAKEKALADISSQINSTIQAEAIFYQVEDKQGVKEYLQNRIKSTSAEYLEGYEYLDKWEDLSNTYAFYRLSKQKHKEVKIRRKNEALKMASDKYLMGISRLSNGQHVAAIEHFALVIDALSGYLNESTVADVQGKKIDLVSESTREINTIVRGLNFISDVETAGFETCYIVCDAQKKSVSNMPVQLKYSGAYLVNDRIKTDHRGKISLPHLSATNNTVDNALVVQIDLVSLGRQVTRNLYVRKIIEQQKASEVVVKITKQGHS from the coding sequence ATGCGAAACAGTTTATATTTGTTCGTATTGCTTACTCTGCTTGCTTGTTCGAGCCAAAAAAAACAAAGGGAACTATTGGAGCAAAGTAAGCCTGCATGGCTGAAGCAACGCCCCGTAAATAGTGATTATTATTATGGAATAGGTATTGCGCCTAAGGTGGGTGCTGCCATGTTGTTCGAGGATAAAGCAAAGGAAAAGGCGCTGGCCGATATTTCGAGTCAAATTAATTCTACCATTCAAGCAGAGGCTATTTTTTATCAGGTAGAGGACAAGCAAGGAGTGAAGGAATATTTGCAGAACAGGATTAAATCCACATCGGCAGAATATCTGGAGGGATATGAGTACCTGGACAAATGGGAAGATTTGTCGAACACCTATGCTTTTTATCGTCTCTCAAAGCAGAAGCACAAAGAGGTTAAGATTCGTAGAAAAAACGAGGCGCTTAAAATGGCAAGTGATAAATATTTAATGGGTATAAGCCGTTTAAGCAATGGTCAGCACGTAGCAGCTATTGAGCATTTTGCCCTTGTTATTGATGCTTTAAGCGGGTATTTAAATGAATCGACAGTAGCAGACGTGCAGGGAAAGAAAATAGACCTGGTTTCGGAATCTACCCGGGAAATAAATACCATCGTAAGGGGGTTAAACTTTATTTCAGACGTGGAAACAGCGGGTTTTGAAACATGTTACATTGTTTGCGATGCACAAAAAAAATCGGTTAGTAACATGCCGGTACAGTTAAAATATTCAGGTGCTTATTTGGTAAACGATAGGATAAAAACAGACCACAGGGGTAAAATAAGCTTACCGCACTTATCCGCTACCAACAATACGGTTGATAATGCCTTAGTAGTGCAGATAGATTTGGTGAGCCTTGGTCGTCAGGTTACCCGAAATCTATATGTCCGCAAGATTATTGAACAACAAAAAGCAAGTGAAGTTGTTGTGAAAATCACAAAGCAAGGACATAGCTAA
- a CDS encoding O-acetyl-ADP-ribose deacetylase, with product MKIEVIQADITKLAVDAIVNAAKSSLMGGGGVDGAIHRAGGPSILAECKVIRNRQGDCPAGEAVITGAGKLPAQYVIHTVGPIWNGGDSGEPEKLRNCYLNALKLAAQHDVKTIAFSNISTGVYGYPKKQAAQIALSAVKSFKAASVQKVIFACFDEENYDLYKELVE from the coding sequence ATGAAAATAGAAGTTATACAGGCCGATATCACAAAATTAGCAGTTGACGCCATTGTTAATGCAGCCAAATCGTCGCTTATGGGTGGTGGTGGTGTTGATGGTGCAATACACAGGGCCGGCGGCCCTTCCATCCTTGCCGAGTGCAAGGTAATCCGTAACAGACAAGGCGACTGCCCGGCGGGTGAGGCAGTAATAACCGGGGCCGGTAAATTACCGGCTCAATACGTCATTCATACCGTAGGCCCCATATGGAACGGGGGAGACTCCGGGGAGCCTGAAAAACTCAGAAACTGCTATCTAAATGCCTTAAAGCTGGCTGCTCAGCATGATGTTAAAACCATCGCTTTCTCCAATATAAGTACGGGGGTGTATGGCTATCCCAAAAAACAAGCAGCACAAATTGCCCTTTCCGCGGTTAAATCATTCAAAGCAGCATCGGTGCAAAAGGTTATTTTTGCATGTTTTGATGAGGAAAATTATGATTTATATAAGGAGCTTGTGGAGTAA
- a CDS encoding leucine-rich repeat domain-containing protein translates to MMEKTDSTIIQKLNDQLPMSLDRVERMVWFLKGYQLNDLGQLTHLNIPNYRLKGRWPRELFKLEHLEYLDIQGNDLTSLPEEISALKNLKYLDLRHNKLAALPDSIAQLPALEKLYLGDNKFEKIPSIIADCPALWLIDFNDNQVIGGCEHLLDSKTIKNIYLKNNQLRSFPFHLIKEKQIEEMNIRENKIGNNPEENHLIKNLLI, encoded by the coding sequence ATGATGGAAAAGACAGATTCAACTATCATCCAAAAGCTAAACGACCAATTGCCTATGAGCCTGGATCGCGTAGAAAGAATGGTTTGGTTTTTAAAAGGATACCAACTCAACGATCTAGGTCAGCTTACGCATCTCAATATACCTAATTACCGTTTAAAGGGTCGGTGGCCACGGGAGCTTTTTAAACTTGAGCATCTCGAATACCTGGATATACAGGGCAATGATTTAACCTCCCTGCCCGAAGAAATTTCGGCTTTAAAAAACTTGAAATATTTAGATTTGCGCCACAATAAACTAGCTGCTCTACCAGATTCTATTGCACAGTTACCCGCACTCGAAAAACTATACCTGGGCGATAATAAATTTGAAAAAATACCATCGATAATTGCGGATTGCCCTGCGCTTTGGCTTATAGATTTTAACGATAATCAGGTCATCGGGGGCTGCGAGCATTTATTGGATTCAAAGACAATAAAAAATATTTACCTCAAAAACAATCAACTCCGATCGTTTCCCTTTCATTTGATTAAAGAAAAGCAAATTGAAGAAATGAACATTAGGGAGAATAAGATCGGAAACAATCCGGAAGAAAACCACTTGATTAAGAACTTGCTGATTTGA
- a CDS encoding alanine racemase, translating into MSPIFEPTLLLNESVCKANIKRMAERVKGWNGDFRPHFKTHQSARIAEWFREQGIERITVSSFKMARYFAQNAWKDITVAITATQIDAASINTLAAKINLNIVVEEEQTIMALERGLQHPVGVFVKVDTGYHRTGVDADDLIKIKKMLSGLRETKKLIFIGFLTHAGNTYGTRNKVQISEIVEPALQKFLALKTFLKDHFPLMQLSWGDTPSCSVYSDFYGVDEFRPGNFVFYDCMQVQIGACQLSDIAVCLAAPVIAVHPQRNEIVVHAGAVHLSKEGLELADGSTTYGSVVKLNGRDWDSEQVLGQVRSLSQEHGIISVSKQVMPTLKPGDVVGVLPVHSCLTANLMKQFLSTDGNFIEMMK; encoded by the coding sequence ATGTCCCCAATTTTTGAGCCTACTTTATTGCTGAACGAATCTGTTTGCAAAGCGAATATTAAACGAATGGCCGAGCGTGTTAAAGGATGGAATGGAGACTTTAGACCTCATTTTAAAACACATCAATCGGCCCGGATTGCCGAATGGTTCAGAGAGCAAGGCATTGAGCGTATCACTGTTTCTTCGTTTAAAATGGCAAGGTATTTTGCACAAAATGCCTGGAAGGATATTACGGTAGCTATTACGGCTACACAAATTGATGCCGCGAGTATTAATACCCTGGCAGCAAAAATTAACCTGAATATCGTAGTGGAGGAGGAGCAAACCATCATGGCGCTGGAAAGGGGTTTACAGCATCCTGTAGGTGTGTTTGTTAAAGTAGATACCGGCTACCACCGTACCGGAGTTGATGCCGATGATTTGATAAAAATAAAAAAAATGCTGAGTGGCTTAAGGGAGACGAAAAAATTAATTTTTATCGGATTCTTAACGCATGCAGGTAATACGTATGGAACTCGGAATAAAGTGCAAATAAGCGAAATAGTTGAGCCGGCTTTACAAAAATTTTTGGCTTTAAAAACATTCCTGAAAGACCATTTTCCGCTGATGCAATTATCATGGGGCGACACACCAAGCTGTTCTGTTTACAGCGATTTTTATGGTGTTGATGAGTTTCGTCCGGGTAATTTTGTTTTTTACGATTGTATGCAAGTGCAAATTGGAGCATGCCAATTAAGCGATATAGCGGTTTGTTTGGCGGCACCCGTTATAGCCGTGCATCCGCAACGCAACGAAATAGTTGTACATGCCGGCGCTGTTCATTTGTCGAAGGAAGGGCTTGAGTTGGCGGATGGATCAACAACGTACGGCAGTGTGGTTAAGCTGAACGGACGCGATTGGGATTCGGAACAAGTGCTGGGACAGGTTAGGTCTTTGTCGCAAGAGCATGGCATTATTTCGGTAAGCAAGCAAGTAATGCCTACCCTTAAACCAGGCGATGTGGTGGGGGTTTTACCTGTTCACTCTTGCCTAACGGCTAATTTGATGAAGCAATTTCTTAGCACAGATGGTAACTTTATTGAAATGATGAAGTAA
- a CDS encoding NAD(P)/FAD-dependent oxidoreductase — MNVKNFVIVGGGIAGLSAIKAIREENKSASVLWVNNEDRIPYKRTKINKHIAKGFSKDEFALIDHHWLADQHVELLYDKVEQINTTKHVLTFNHSGSIKYNKLIIATGKIPKHFYVDGLTENIVHQVHTARQVENIVRSTAKSKRYLVIGAGVEGVETAEQLIKLGKEVTLIERNSMVLKRFLTPKFAHMLEKSILNAGINLRLGITQLAYKQSKSGTSLMTIDGQEHQVDTIISTIGYLPNTKLAIDAHIKCNTGIMVNEHLETSAPDVYAAGDVAEHPLGQITGLWHAAEHQGRLAGLNACGKQLKLQLKPFRMKTDVFGEFYFSVLPPNNKLSLIEEEMGDSRRDMYFNNDKIEALLMKNDKSRAKIYQQALMEKWSLEKIRKEIPL, encoded by the coding sequence ATGAATGTTAAAAATTTTGTTATTGTAGGTGGAGGTATTGCCGGACTTTCGGCCATTAAAGCCATTAGGGAAGAAAATAAATCGGCCTCGGTTCTTTGGGTTAATAACGAGGATAGAATACCATATAAAAGAACAAAAATAAACAAACACATAGCCAAAGGATTTTCTAAAGATGAATTTGCGTTAATCGATCATCATTGGTTAGCTGACCAGCATGTAGAATTGCTTTACGACAAAGTGGAGCAGATAAACACCACAAAACACGTACTCACTTTTAATCATAGCGGCAGCATAAAGTACAACAAATTGATAATTGCCACCGGAAAAATACCAAAACATTTCTATGTAGACGGATTAACCGAGAACATAGTACATCAGGTGCACACTGCCCGTCAAGTTGAAAATATTGTACGTTCAACCGCTAAGTCAAAAAGGTATTTAGTTATTGGTGCCGGGGTAGAAGGTGTAGAAACGGCTGAACAACTGATAAAATTGGGCAAAGAGGTAACGCTTATTGAACGCAATAGTATGGTTTTAAAACGTTTTCTCACCCCCAAGTTTGCCCATATGTTAGAAAAATCAATTCTAAATGCAGGCATTAATTTACGATTAGGCATCACACAATTGGCTTACAAACAATCTAAATCCGGAACATCTTTGATGACGATAGATGGTCAGGAGCATCAGGTTGATACCATTATTTCCACTATCGGTTATCTCCCAAACACCAAATTAGCCATCGATGCACATATAAAGTGTAACACCGGTATAATGGTTAATGAGCATCTCGAAACCTCGGCTCCGGATGTGTATGCTGCCGGCGATGTAGCGGAGCATCCCCTGGGGCAAATTACCGGGCTATGGCATGCCGCTGAACATCAAGGCCGTTTAGCCGGGTTAAATGCTTGTGGCAAACAGTTAAAGCTCCAACTAAAGCCATTCAGGATGAAAACAGATGTATTTGGCGAGTTTTACTTTTCAGTGTTGCCTCCCAATAACAAGCTAAGTCTTATTGAGGAAGAAATGGGCGATAGCAGAAGAGATATGTATTTTAATAATGATAAAATTGAGGCGCTGTTAATGAAAAATGATAAAAGTAGAGCAAAAATTTATCAACAAGCTTTAATGGAAAAATGGAGCCTCGAAAAAATAAGGAAGGAAATACCTTTATAG
- a CDS encoding tetratricopeptide repeat protein, with amino-acid sequence MKQILLAMSLIFMLAGCASKRYVKKAGLLENSGLYADAADNYFASLQKNINNIDAKLGLQRTGQLVLDDKMEIFKTQYQNGNPKEAVYAFRAADAYYNKLQGVGVKLIFPDEQHAYYKEVEDAFLSGLYREASKALDLEQFTSAEKLFAEILSIDSNYKDAKSKWTTAHYEPMYRNGKELMQNKMYRSAYLVFKDIVAKVKVYHNSLALMNESLKQAKLTIYVSSVNTNFSSYKTLAGQLTNKVVKGINSINSPLYEVIGTGNAISPAKTLTKKAFQFDRTKGVVSSQPMPDAKAVFSAQVQKYNVSKGQVVKTEKKGYLKRVEKYVDEKTKLSKEREVYDKVTYYEYQAVNKVALSVSYSVKRTDRDEVPVSDIFNREEKDKMHYAEFKGDYKKLIPGIWKYLSKDSDEDRVYDSASAISSLHKMFENKKTIRSNPELENALTEACVKQITEQIKNYKPEN; translated from the coding sequence ATGAAGCAGATTTTACTTGCAATGTCCCTAATTTTTATGTTGGCGGGGTGTGCCAGCAAGCGATATGTTAAAAAAGCAGGTTTGCTCGAAAACTCTGGTTTGTATGCGGATGCGGCTGATAACTATTTTGCGTCCTTACAAAAAAATATCAATAATATTGATGCTAAATTAGGGCTTCAGCGTACAGGCCAGTTGGTACTCGACGATAAAATGGAAATATTTAAAACACAATATCAAAATGGTAATCCTAAGGAGGCTGTTTATGCGTTTAGAGCAGCTGATGCTTACTATAACAAATTGCAAGGCGTAGGTGTTAAACTAATCTTTCCGGATGAACAACATGCTTATTATAAGGAGGTTGAGGATGCTTTTTTAAGTGGGTTGTATCGTGAAGCATCAAAGGCGCTGGATTTAGAACAATTTACCAGTGCCGAAAAACTATTTGCCGAGATATTATCTATCGACAGTAATTATAAGGATGCCAAAAGTAAATGGACGACTGCCCATTATGAGCCAATGTATCGAAATGGTAAAGAGCTGATGCAGAATAAAATGTACCGATCGGCTTACCTGGTGTTTAAAGATATAGTGGCTAAGGTTAAAGTGTACCATAATAGTTTGGCTTTGATGAATGAATCGTTAAAGCAGGCCAAATTAACCATTTATGTGTCTTCGGTAAATACCAATTTTTCATCCTATAAAACCCTTGCGGGTCAACTAACCAATAAGGTGGTAAAGGGTATAAACAGCATCAACTCGCCTTTGTACGAGGTAATTGGAACAGGAAATGCCATATCGCCCGCGAAAACACTTACTAAAAAGGCGTTTCAGTTCGATCGCACAAAAGGTGTTGTAAGCAGCCAACCCATGCCAGATGCCAAAGCTGTGTTTAGTGCCCAGGTGCAAAAGTACAATGTAAGTAAAGGGCAAGTAGTAAAAACGGAGAAGAAGGGTTATTTAAAGAGGGTAGAGAAGTATGTAGATGAAAAAACAAAGCTATCGAAGGAGAGAGAGGTATACGACAAAGTTACCTACTATGAATACCAGGCTGTTAATAAAGTAGCTTTATCTGTATCCTATTCCGTAAAACGAACGGATAGAGATGAGGTACCTGTATCCGATATATTTAATAGGGAAGAGAAGGATAAAATGCATTATGCCGAATTTAAAGGTGACTATAAAAAATTAATTCCCGGCATCTGGAAGTACCTGAGTAAGGATAGTGATGAAGACAGGGTGTACGATAGTGCCTCAGCCATCAGTAGTTTACATAAAATGTTTGAAAACAAAAAGACAATTCGGAGCAATCCGGAGTTGGAGAATGCATTGACTGAGGCTTGTGTTAAACAAATAACGGAGCAGATTAAAAACTATAAACCCGAAAATTAA
- a CDS encoding T9SS type A sorting domain-containing protein — protein sequence MLGIKNYKYFDVKMRLLFIFFSVIVLNPSIHGQVGKLVWEDNFNQGQLDLSKWSYETGTGVNGDWGTGQLDRATDKIENISFQNNVPGADDGCLVITTRKEFYIDRNYTSGRVISADKASWGPGHRIVAKVFPKDIKHKGQGFAFWMMPDEIPEGWDYIMWPQGGEIDIMEYVGSIPYHNLGSVHYAWFWENNQWQSWNHGHKGFYYSYETGQVPNPCEPEYGGYPPPENEPNAGSTGFHTYGIDWYKDKIEFFVNDYVYHIHYLNDGGAFRVDGQDEDAINIIDGSRVGVSEYSNHFEEWNPFQHKMYAILSAGVGGQDYTYGGSIIPEAEFPCSVFIDWVKVYELDNTLGLNAEGNNMEFNTFPNPSNGILKIQISTPKEYTFKIIDLSGKTIIHNVFFQSSEIDVSDLKKGMYLVLINNDNYSISKKIVIEE from the coding sequence ATGCTGGGCATTAAAAATTACAAATATTTTGATGTAAAAATGAGATTACTTTTTATATTTTTTTCAGTCATCGTTTTAAATCCTTCAATTCATGGTCAAGTTGGAAAATTAGTGTGGGAGGACAATTTTAATCAAGGTCAACTAGATTTAAGCAAATGGAGTTACGAAACTGGTACAGGAGTAAATGGAGATTGGGGTACAGGTCAACTAGATAGAGCAACCGATAAAATTGAAAATATAAGCTTTCAGAATAATGTACCTGGTGCAGACGATGGGTGTCTTGTTATTACAACACGAAAAGAATTTTATATAGACAGAAACTATACCAGCGGAAGAGTAATTTCTGCCGATAAAGCTTCCTGGGGACCGGGACACAGGATTGTCGCAAAGGTTTTTCCAAAAGATATAAAACACAAAGGTCAAGGCTTTGCTTTTTGGATGATGCCTGATGAAATTCCTGAAGGATGGGATTATATTATGTGGCCCCAGGGCGGAGAAATTGATATTATGGAATATGTAGGATCGATCCCCTACCATAATCTTGGTAGTGTTCATTATGCATGGTTTTGGGAAAATAATCAATGGCAATCATGGAACCATGGACACAAAGGATTCTATTATAGCTATGAAACAGGGCAAGTTCCGAATCCTTGTGAACCTGAATATGGAGGCTATCCTCCTCCTGAAAATGAGCCAAATGCTGGAAGTACCGGCTTTCATACATATGGTATAGATTGGTATAAAGATAAAATTGAGTTTTTTGTTAACGATTACGTTTATCACATTCATTATTTGAATGATGGAGGCGCCTTTCGAGTTGATGGACAAGATGAAGATGCAATTAATATTATAGATGGTAGTAGAGTTGGTGTTTCTGAATATTCAAACCATTTTGAGGAATGGAATCCTTTTCAGCATAAAATGTATGCAATTTTAAGTGCTGGTGTAGGCGGCCAGGATTATACATATGGTGGTTCAATTATTCCTGAAGCTGAATTTCCTTGTTCCGTTTTTATTGATTGGGTGAAGGTTTATGAATTAGATAATACACTAGGCTTAAATGCGGAAGGAAATAATATGGAATTCAACACCTTTCCTAACCCATCAAATGGTATACTGAAAATTCAAATCAGTACGCCTAAAGAATACACTTTCAAAATTATTGATCTATCTGGAAAAACAATAATTCATAATGTATTTTTTCAATCATCAGAAATAGATGTGTCAGACCTTAAAAAGGGAATGTACTTAGTACTAATTAACAATGATAATTATTCAATATCAAAGAAGATAGTTATAGAAGAATAA